Proteins from one Panicum virgatum strain AP13 chromosome 7K, P.virgatum_v5, whole genome shotgun sequence genomic window:
- the LOC120643070 gene encoding uncharacterized protein LOC120643070 has translation MYFDGTLNLDGAGAGILFISPRGEQLKYVLQLLFKATNNVAEYEALIHSLRIAASLGIKRLFAYGNSKVVIQQVNKDWDCTQEKMDAYCKEIRKLEAHFYGLEFHHVLRDYNVAADVLSKLGSKRALVPAGIFVQALNSPTVKIEEEPPTKPDLEPALGQEVLVADPDWRASILDFIINNKSYPKDKEHERLARRAASYVVIGTELLRHSASSGTLSKCIS, from the coding sequence atgtacttcgacggcacCCTCAACCTCGATGGCGCTGGGGCAGGCATCCTCTTCATCTCTCCGAGAGGTGAGCAACTAAAATACGTCTTGCAGCTActcttcaaggccaccaacaatgtggccgagtacgaggccctcatcCACAGTCTCAGGATTGCGGCCTCACTCGGCATCAAGAGGCTATTTGCGTATGGCAACTCCAAAGTCGTCATCCAGCAAGTCAACAAGGATTGGGACTGCACCCAGGAGAAAATGGACGCCTACTGCAAAGAGATCCGCAAGCTCGAGGCCCACTTCTACGGCCTGGAATTTCATCACGTCCTCCGAGACTACAACGTGGCAGCCGATGTACTCTCCAAGCTGGGCTCCAAGCGGGCACTCGTCCCGGCTGGCATCTTCGTGCAGGCTCTCAACTCCCCCACTGTCAAGATCGAGGAGGAACCTCCTACCAAACCCGACCTAGAGCCAGCCCTAGGCCAGGAGGTACTGGTCGCCGATCCAGATTGGCGAGCCTCGATACTCGActtcatcatcaacaataaGTCCTACCCAAAGGACAAGGAGCACGAGCGACTCGCCCGCCGAGCCGCAAGCTATGTTGTCATCGGAACCGAGTTGTTAAGGCACTCGGCCTCTTCAGGAACCCTCTCCAAGTGCATCTCCTAG